Below is a window of Brachyspira hampsonii DNA.
ATAATCAGCCAAAGTTTTTTCATCTTCATTTAATTCTGTACCTATATTCCAAGCCCCTATATTCATTGGATATCTTCCTGTAAAAATAGATGCCCTTGAAGGAGTACATACAGGACTTGTACAAAAAGAATTTATAAATACGGTTCCATTTTCAGCTAATTCATTTAATACCGGTGTCTTTACTTCATCATTTACATATTCTATAGAATCGGCTCTCATTTGATCAGCTGTTATTAATATAATATTTGTTTTTTTATTATCCATTTTTTAATCTCTTTTATTTTTTGCGTGTACTGTAACATTTTATATTTATAGTATAGTAAATAAATAATACATTGTCAATTTTTTTATTAATTATTTTTTATTTTATTATTTGTATTGAATAAATTTTAATACAAATTGATAATATTATTATAATAGCCTATATTCACAGCAATATAACTATAAATATAGGCTGCTCAAATCAATTAATTTTATTATTTATATCACTCTTTTACAGCTCCTCCCATAAGTCCTGATATAAAGTACTTACTTGAGAATAGGAAAGCTACCAAAACAGGAAGTACTGCAAAAATTGCACCAACCATAATTTGCCCGTAATCTATACGAGTATCACCTTTTAATACAGAAAGTGCCACAGGCAATGTATACATATTTTCTGTATTCAAAATTATTAAAGGCCAAGTGAAATTACTCCATTGTCCCATAAAAATATATATTCCTAAAGCTGCAAGAGAAGGTATCATTAAAGGCATGATAATTTTAGCAAAAATATATATTTCACTTGCTCCGTCTAATCTTGCAGCTTCTATCAAAGCATCTGGTATACTAACAAAATTCTGCCTCATCAAAAATACACCAAATGCTCCGGCTAAACCAGGCAATATAAGTGCAATATGTGTATTTTGTAGATTAACAAATGTCATCATTCTATATAAAGGTATTAATCTGCTGTAAACAGGTATCATCATAGAAAGAAGCACGCAAGTAAATAAAAAATTCTTGCCTTTAAAATCAAATTTAGCAAATGCATATCCTGATAATGAACATAAAAGAAGATTAATAACTGTAAATATTATTGATACTTTTAAAGAATTAAATAATGCTGTCCATATAGGAATTCTATTGCTAAGAGATTTCAAATTTTCAAAGAAATAATCTCCAAAAAATATCGGAGGAGTATTCATAAATATTTCTCCTGAACTTTTTGTTGCTGCTACAAACATAAAGTAAATAGGATATATACTGAAAAAAGCTCCTATTGATAATAATACATATAATAATATTGTGATTATTTTATTTTTTTTACTAGTTCTCATGATTTTTTATCTCCTAATTTCAACTGCAAGAAAGTTAAAGTTCCAACTATAATCAATATTAGAACTGATATCGTAGCGGCATAAGTCATATTTAATGAAACAAATGCCTGATTATATATATAAAGCCCCAAGGTCATTGTACCATTATTAGGTCCTCCATTTGTAAGAAGGAAAGGCTCTTCAAATAAATTCAATGTACCTATTGTAGACATTATAGTAGTAAATAAAATTATAGGTTTTAAAGAAGGCAATGTAACATATAAAAATTTCTGCCAAGAATTAGCTCCGTCTATAGTTGCTGCTTCATAATAATCTTCCGGTATATTCTGCATAGCAGCAAGGAATAAAATCATATTATAACCAGTCCAACGCCAAGAAACTGCTATTACTATAAGAAGTTTTGCCGGTATAGTTTGTTTAAGCCAAGGTATAGCTTCTATTCCAAATTTAGATAGTACAAAATTGATTACTCCTCTATCCTGAAATATAAGTAAAAATATCATACTGTAGGCAACAGCATCAACTAAAACTGGTATAAAATAAGATGCTTCAAAAAAAGATTTTAATTTCTTTACACCTCTATGAATAATACTTCCCAATAATGTAGAAGTAATGAGCATTATAGGAAGTCTTATTATATAAAATATAAAAGAGTTAACTATAGCTGCCCTAAATATATTATCACCAAAAAGTCTTTGATAATTTTTTATTCCATTAAATAAAAACTCTCCTCTTCTCTGCGTCATAAAACTCAATACAATTGTTTCAATAAAAGGCCAAAAATTGAATAATATTAAAGTAATAATAACAGGAATTGATAAATAGAATCCGAATCTTCTTGAATATTTCTTCATTATTCCTCCGTCAGCATTTAAGTATATTAGAATTAAGTTTATTTCATAATGTATAATACAAGATAATAAAATACAATTTAAAAAATAATTTTTACATATTAATATAAAATTTTACAAAAAATATATTTAATTAATAAAATGCATTTAATTAAAAAATTAAACAGTTAGTTCACATATATACAAAGTAAACTAACTGTTATAAAACTATTATAAACAATTAGTTTATTTAGCCATTTCTACGCCTGTACTATTTTTCAACTGTTCAGCAGTATTTTGAAGTGTTTTTTCTACATCTGCTTTATCATTGATTATAGTTTGATAGGCTGATTCCATAAGTGTTTGTGCCTCTGGGAATGATTCTGTATATTTAGCTGATAAAGGCATTTGGTTTACTAATTCACCTAATAACTCATTAAAACCTTTTCCAAAATAAGGGTCTTCTTCTAAGAATTTAGCATCTTCATAAGTAGGTAAATATGTAGGTATTAAACCATATTGTTTATATGCTATTAATTGACCGTCTATTGTCATCATAGCATTTTTAACAAATTCTACAGCAGCTGTTTGTTTTACAGGATCTCCTACATTTACAATTCCGCCTGAAGCTCCGCCCCATATAGAAGTTCTTTTCTGTCCTTCTGCTAATACAGGTAAGTAAGTAACCTGCCATTTACCTTTCATTTCTGGTGCCTGATCTTTTAAAGTGCCACCCCACCATATTCCATAAGGTATACTTGCTATATCATCTGTTTTTGAGGCTCTTATAGTACCTGTCCAATCTGTTGTATCAAAAGTTATGCCTTCATTAACCAATCTCTGCATCATTTTTGCAGCTTCTATTCCTTCCTTTGAATATATTGCTATTTTTCCATCTTGATCAAAATAGTCTCTGTCTTGCTGAAGCATCATAGCTCTTATGAAGGAAGAAAAACCTGTAGTATATGAAAAGCCTACCATCTTAGTATTAGGCAATGCTGCCTGTAATTTCTTACCTGCTTCTATAAAATCTTCCCAAGTTACTATACTATTAACATCAATACCTGCTTTTTCAAATAAATCTGCTCTATAAAATAAAGCTGCAGGTGCTATTCCAAACGGCATTGTAACTTGTTTGCCTGTAGAATCAAAACTTGTAGATATTTTTGAAGCAACTACAACATTACTCCAATTATCAGGCATTTGATCTTTTAAATCTAAAAAATATTCATGATATTGTTCTGTAATAAGAGGAGTATCAATATCTTCCATTTGTACAACATTAGGAAGCTCACCATTACCACCTAGACTAACAAATAATTTTTGTTTCAAAGCTGGGGGACCTCCAAACTCAGTAACATTAACTTTAATTTTTGGGTATTTAGCATTAAAAGAAGAAATAGTATCTTTCAAATGATTGGCGGCAACATTCCAAGC
It encodes the following:
- a CDS encoding carbohydrate ABC transporter permease — protein: MKKYSRRFGFYLSIPVIITLILFNFWPFIETIVLSFMTQRRGEFLFNGIKNYQRLFGDNIFRAAIVNSFIFYIIRLPIMLITSTLLGSIIHRGVKKLKSFFEASYFIPVLVDAVAYSMIFLLIFQDRGVINFVLSKFGIEAIPWLKQTIPAKLLIVIAVSWRWTGYNMILFLAAMQNIPEDYYEAATIDGANSWQKFLYVTLPSLKPIILFTTIMSTIGTLNLFEEPFLLTNGGPNNGTMTLGLYIYNQAFVSLNMTYAATISVLILIIVGTLTFLQLKLGDKKS
- a CDS encoding extracellular solute-binding protein, whose translation is MLKKILAIVFSILAIISCSKKTSNTNADAWTEITPDTETTIEVWAWNVAANHLKDTISSFNAKYPKIKVNVTEFGGPPALKQKLFVSLGGNGELPNVVQMEDIDTPLITEQYHEYFLDLKDQMPDNWSNVVVASKISTSFDSTGKQVTMPFGIAPAALFYRADLFEKAGIDVNSIVTWEDFIEAGKKLQAALPNTKMVGFSYTTGFSSFIRAMMLQQDRDYFDQDGKIAIYSKEGIEAAKMMQRLVNEGITFDTTDWTGTIRASKTDDIASIPYGIWWGGTLKDQAPEMKGKWQVTYLPVLAEGQKRTSIWGGASGGIVNVGDPVKQTAAVEFVKNAMMTIDGQLIAYKQYGLIPTYLPTYEDAKFLEEDPYFGKGFNELLGELVNQMPLSAKYTESFPEAQTLMESAYQTIINDKADVEKTLQNTAEQLKNSTGVEMAK
- a CDS encoding carbohydrate ABC transporter permease, which gives rise to MRTSKKNKIITILLYVLLSIGAFFSIYPIYFMFVAATKSSGEIFMNTPPIFFGDYFFENLKSLSNRIPIWTALFNSLKVSIIFTVINLLLCSLSGYAFAKFDFKGKNFLFTCVLLSMMIPVYSRLIPLYRMMTFVNLQNTHIALILPGLAGAFGVFLMRQNFVSIPDALIEAARLDGASEIYIFAKIIMPLMIPSLAALGIYIFMGQWSNFTWPLIILNTENMYTLPVALSVLKGDTRIDYGQIMVGAIFAVLPVLVAFLFSSKYFISGLMGGAVKE